A region from the Misgurnus anguillicaudatus chromosome 7, ASM2758022v2, whole genome shotgun sequence genome encodes:
- the LOC141365324 gene encoding neuroglobin, which produces MEKLSEKEKELIRDSWESLGKNKVPHGIVLFTRLFELDPALLDLFSYSTNCGVLPECLSSPEFLEHVTKVMLVIDAAVSHLDDLNTLEDFLLNLGRKHQAVGVKTQSFTLVGESLLYMLQSSLGPAYTAPLRQAWLNMYGFVVSTMTRGWAKNGEHKSN; this is translated from the exons ATGGAGAAACTCTCGGAGAAAGAGAAGGAGCTGATCCGGGACAGTTGGGAGAGCCTGGGAAAGAACAAGGTGCCACACGGAATTGTACTGTTTACTAG GCTTTTTGAATTGGACCCAGCACTGCTTGATCTTTTTAGCTACAGCACAAACTGTGGTGTTCTACCTGAATGCCTCTCTAGCCCAGAGTTCCTCGAGCATGTCACCAAG GTAATGTTGGTGATTGATGCTGCTGTGAGCCATCTTGATGATCTAAATACTTTGGAGGACTTCCTATTGAACCTGGGAAGGAAACATCAGGCAGTTGGAGTTAAGACCCAGTCTTTCACT TTGGTCGGAGAGTCTCTCCTCTATATGCTACAGTCCAGCCTTGGTCCAGCATACACAGCACCTCTGCGCCAGGCCTGGCTCAATATGTATGGCTTCGTGGTGTCCACCATGACCAGAGGCTGGGCCAAAAATGGAGAACACAAGTCCAACTGA